Proteins from a single region of Leptolyngbyaceae cyanobacterium:
- a CDS encoding AAA family ATPase, translated as MSFHEEFELLLRARYPLIYVPTNEEERVENAIAACAKKQGNRAVYVWDFVDGYQGNPNDTGFGKRNPLQALELIEKIAPASPGVFILRDFHRFLEDVAVSRKLKNLARLLKSQPKNLVILSPRIAIPEELSEVLTVLEFHLPTASEIKSEVERLLAATGHSLEGKTLDEIVRSCQGLSMERIRRVLARAIATHGELRGEDVELVLEEKRQTIRQTQILEFYPATENISDVGGLDNLKDWLLRRGGAFSERARQYGLPHPRGLLLVGIQGTGKSLMAKAIAHHWHLPLLRLDVGRLFGGLVGESESRTRQMIQLAEALAPCVLWIDEIDKAFSGLDGKGDAGTSNRVFGTFITWLAEKISPVFVVATANNIQTLPPEMLRKGRFDEIFFVGLPTQEERKSIFSVHLTRLRPHNLANYDLERLAYETPDFSGAEIEQSLIEAMHIGFSQSRDFTTDDILEAASQIIPLARTAQEQIKFLQEWAAAGKARLASKHSSLSSRIQNQFR; from the coding sequence ATGAGCTTTCATGAAGAGTTTGAACTACTGCTACGGGCTCGCTATCCTTTGATATACGTTCCTACCAACGAAGAGGAGCGAGTAGAAAACGCGATCGCAGCTTGTGCTAAAAAACAAGGCAATCGAGCAGTTTATGTCTGGGATTTTGTAGATGGCTACCAAGGCAACCCCAACGATACGGGATTCGGCAAAAGGAATCCCTTACAAGCATTAGAATTAATCGAAAAAATAGCTCCTGCTTCCCCAGGAGTTTTTATTTTACGGGATTTTCATCGGTTTTTAGAAGATGTGGCAGTTTCCCGTAAACTAAAAAATTTAGCTCGGTTACTGAAGTCCCAACCGAAAAATCTGGTCATTCTTTCTCCCAGAATTGCCATTCCAGAAGAGTTAAGCGAAGTTCTCACGGTTTTAGAGTTTCACTTACCAACAGCATCGGAAATTAAATCGGAAGTAGAACGTTTATTGGCGGCTACCGGACATTCTCTAGAAGGGAAAACTTTAGATGAAATCGTTCGTTCTTGCCAGGGTCTTTCAATGGAAAGGATTCGGCGGGTACTGGCGAGAGCGATCGCAACTCACGGGGAATTGCGCGGGGAAGATGTAGAGTTAGTACTGGAAGAAAAACGTCAAACCATCCGCCAAACTCAAATTTTAGAATTTTATCCCGCTACAGAAAATATATCGGATGTGGGTGGTTTAGATAATTTAAAAGACTGGCTGCTGCGTCGGGGCGGTGCGTTTTCCGAACGGGCTAGGCAATACGGATTACCCCACCCTAGAGGTTTGTTATTAGTAGGAATCCAGGGTACTGGGAAATCCCTGATGGCAAAAGCAATTGCCCACCACTGGCATTTACCTTTACTGCGTCTGGATGTAGGACGCTTATTTGGTGGCTTAGTAGGTGAGTCGGAATCTCGTACTCGTCAAATGATTCAATTAGCAGAAGCTTTAGCTCCCTGCGTGTTGTGGATTGACGAAATAGATAAAGCTTTTTCCGGACTTGATGGAAAAGGAGATGCCGGCACCAGCAACCGAGTATTCGGTACTTTTATTACTTGGTTGGCTGAAAAAATATCTCCCGTCTTCGTAGTAGCTACTGCCAATAATATTCAAACTTTACCGCCGGAAATGCTTCGCAAAGGTCGATTCGATGAAATATTTTTTGTGGGGTTACCTACTCAAGAAGAGCGCAAGTCGATCTTTTCAGTTCATTTAACCCGGTTGCGTCCCCACAATCTTGCTAATTACGATCTAGAGCGACTAGCTTACGAAACTCCTGATTTTTCTGGAGCGGAAATCGAGCAATCTTTGATTGAAGCGATGCACATTGGTTTTAGCCAAAGCCGAGATTTTACTACCGATGACATTTTAGAAGCGGCTAGTCAAATTATCCCCTTAGCTCGTACTGCTCAAGAACAAATAAAATTTTTACAGGAATGGGCTGCGGCTGGTAAAGCTCGTTTAGCTTCTAAACATAGCAGTCTGAGCAGTAGAATTCAAAACCAATTTCGCTAG
- a CDS encoding transcriptional repressor, which produces MATYTPTSFKAELNEKGWRLTPQREVILQVFQNLPRGHHLSAEDLHTLLQSKGEKISLSTIYRTLKLMVRMGILRELELAEGHKHYEINQPYPHHHHHLVCIQCNKTIEFKNDSILKIGLKQSEKAGLHLLDCQLTIHTVCPEALRQGWPSLLPSNWSCLRSLSQNELLEP; this is translated from the coding sequence ATGGCCACCTACACACCAACCTCGTTTAAAGCCGAACTGAATGAGAAAGGCTGGCGTTTAACTCCTCAAAGGGAGGTAATCTTACAAGTCTTTCAAAACCTTCCTAGAGGTCATCATCTGAGCGCTGAAGACCTCCATACTTTGCTACAGAGCAAAGGAGAAAAAATCAGCCTTTCTACCATTTACCGAACTCTTAAATTAATGGTTCGGATGGGTATCCTGCGAGAACTAGAATTGGCAGAAGGGCATAAGCATTATGAAATAAATCAGCCATATCCCCATCACCACCATCACTTAGTTTGCATTCAGTGCAATAAAACGATCGAATTTAAAAACGATTCCATTTTGAAAATTGGCCTTAAGCAATCGGAAAAAGCCGGATTACACCTGCTTGACTGTCAATTAACCATTCACACTGTCTGCCCGGAAGCTTTACGTCAGGGATGGCCCTCTTTACTTCCCAGCAACTGGTCTTGCCTGCGTTCCCTTTCTCAAAACGAACTTTTGGAGCCTTAA
- a CDS encoding transcriptional repressor, protein MTVYTASSLKAELNDRGWRLTPQRETILHIFQELPKGKHLSAEELHGLLQSRGEAISLSTVYRSVKLLARMGILRELELGEGHKHYEVNQPYPHHHDHLICVRCNKTIEFKNDNILKIGTKTAEKEGYHLLDCQLTIHAICPTCQRALLPL, encoded by the coding sequence ATGACTGTCTACACGGCATCCTCACTCAAAGCCGAATTAAATGACAGGGGTTGGCGTTTAACTCCCCAACGTGAAACGATATTACACATTTTCCAAGAACTTCCCAAAGGTAAACATCTGAGCGCGGAAGAACTGCACGGTCTGTTACAGAGTAGAGGAGAGGCAATCAGTTTATCCACCGTTTACCGCAGCGTCAAGTTATTAGCTCGGATGGGTATTTTACGGGAATTAGAGCTAGGAGAAGGCCACAAACACTACGAAGTAAATCAGCCATATCCCCATCATCACGATCATCTTATTTGCGTTCGTTGTAACAAGACTATTGAATTCAAAAATGACAATATTCTGAAAATAGGTACTAAAACAGCCGAAAAAGAAGGATATCACCTACTTGATTGCCAGCTAACGATCCATGCTATATGCCCTACCTGCCAACGGGCATTGCTACCACTGTAA
- a CDS encoding YceD family protein → MEEIYIPQLTAAPEQTEVIQIQEFLPSLETLTPIKGRMRVTHKGNYIEVSAQAETIVTLTCNRCLQQYNHRLKLKTSEIIWLDEAANQPYDGPIEREVAMEDLMETLPPQGYFNPDDWLYQQMCLAIPQQQLCDSQCQGIAVKNDGDRTEQPIDRRWATLETLKQQLQNG, encoded by the coding sequence ATGGAAGAAATTTATATTCCCCAATTAACTGCAGCGCCTGAGCAAACAGAGGTGATTCAAATACAAGAGTTTCTACCAAGTTTGGAAACCTTAACGCCGATCAAAGGACGTATGCGAGTTACCCACAAAGGGAACTATATTGAGGTTTCGGCTCAGGCAGAAACGATCGTTACTTTAACTTGCAATCGCTGTTTGCAACAGTACAATCACCGTCTGAAGCTAAAGACTTCGGAAATTATCTGGTTAGATGAAGCGGCTAATCAACCTTACGATGGCCCGATAGAAAGGGAAGTCGCGATGGAAGATTTGATGGAAACGTTACCGCCTCAGGGGTATTTCAATCCAGATGATTGGTTGTATCAACAAATGTGTCTGGCAATTCCCCAACAACAATTGTGTGATTCTCAATGTCAGGGAATTGCGGTGAAAAATGATGGCGATCGAACAGAACAGCCGATCGATCGTCGCTGGGCCACCCTGGAAACCCTCAAACAACAACTCCAAAATGGTTAA
- a CDS encoding SH3 domain-containing protein has protein sequence MSFSGLAKFLIGFIIAIGLMVGAGVAAALYFVTKLTTPPAKPVFANDTPAVKAQAGIAPPKSQPKPAPSKAPAATPVPAPTATNVASTTTLAPNPTPTPSESPSPQPLEPGAYKARVTWSRGLSVRSNPTLESDRIGGVAYKQDIVVLAESDDKRWLKIRVDDGGTEGWVKAGNVERVDSE, from the coding sequence ATGAGTTTTTCTGGCCTTGCAAAATTCTTGATCGGTTTTATTATCGCGATCGGTCTGATGGTTGGTGCAGGAGTAGCGGCAGCCCTTTACTTTGTGACCAAATTAACTACACCTCCTGCCAAACCAGTTTTTGCCAACGATACACCTGCTGTAAAAGCTCAAGCAGGGATCGCTCCGCCCAAAAGCCAGCCAAAGCCAGCACCTAGTAAAGCTCCTGCGGCTACTCCCGTTCCCGCACCAACTGCTACTAATGTTGCCTCGACCACAACCCTAGCACCGAATCCAACACCTACTCCTAGCGAAAGTCCTTCTCCTCAACCTTTAGAGCCAGGAGCATATAAAGCTCGCGTCACTTGGTCGAGAGGTCTGAGCGTTCGCAGTAATCCCACCTTGGAAAGCGATCGCATTGGTGGAGTAGCCTATAAACAAGACATCGTAGTTTTGGCAGAAAGCGATGACAAACGGTGGCTGAAGATTCGGGTAGACGATGGAGGAACTGAAGGTTGGGTAAAAGCTGGTAACGTAGAGCGAGTCGATTCAGAATAA
- a CDS encoding R3H domain-containing nucleic acid-binding protein translates to MTDIQIERGQKWLEELLQLMKIPAKVKVEKIATEGEAEHEDDYEPDNYWLIVDESQLTPVQMQILIGSEGATLDAMQYLANAILNLSQEPEQQAAYTIELNGYRIRRQAELRALAEYAVQQVRANGQEFEMKSLSSAERRQIHTFLKEFTDLESYSRGKEPDRRLVVRLR, encoded by the coding sequence ATGACTGATATTCAAATAGAGCGGGGTCAAAAATGGTTGGAAGAATTACTGCAATTAATGAAAATCCCCGCTAAAGTCAAGGTTGAAAAAATAGCAACCGAAGGAGAAGCAGAACACGAAGATGATTACGAACCAGATAACTATTGGCTGATCGTCGATGAAAGCCAACTGACGCCAGTGCAAATGCAAATTTTAATCGGCTCAGAAGGTGCAACTTTAGATGCGATGCAGTATTTAGCGAATGCTATTCTCAATCTTTCTCAAGAGCCAGAACAGCAAGCAGCTTATACTATCGAGCTAAATGGTTACCGCATCCGCAGGCAAGCAGAATTGCGAGCGTTGGCAGAATACGCCGTGCAGCAAGTACGCGCCAACGGCCAAGAATTTGAAATGAAATCGCTTTCTTCGGCAGAAAGGCGTCAAATACACACTTTTTTGAAGGAATTTACCGATTTAGAAAGCTACAGTCGGGGCAAAGAGCCCGATCGCCGTTTGGTTGTTCGGCTACGCTAA
- a CDS encoding peptidoglycan-binding protein: protein MENLVYIHLASTYEETGASKPLAHPKPLKVSPQGNWKKFSRKACLSLLSITLGISCLGISTQAMASVLKQGTKGPEVAQLQQQLQQLGYFNGRATGNFGPLTKAAVVRFQQARGLKADGVAGQNTLEALYDRSATAPASASNSTSEQKESFPVVSTSRRPTLKIGARGSDVRTLQQLLANANLYSGNINGIFDPTTNAAVKEFQRSSGLVVDGVVGKKTWSALADGDTVTTQQPFDNSPFTNEPFVNQTAEKASAKPVLRVGDKGKDVTELQQSLKELGYFKTRVTGVFGSVTKAAVIRFQQDKGLMANGIVDSRTQTALQSPSSNSTFNVTELQKRLKAQGFYQGAVDGRYNDRTKAAVKAAQQAYGISEDDILRANF, encoded by the coding sequence ATGGAAAACCTTGTCTATATACATCTTGCAAGTACTTACGAAGAAACTGGAGCTAGTAAGCCACTCGCTCATCCGAAGCCGCTCAAAGTTTCCCCTCAAGGAAATTGGAAAAAATTCTCCAGAAAAGCTTGCCTTAGCTTACTAAGTATTACTTTGGGAATCAGCTGTCTGGGCATCAGTACTCAGGCAATGGCAAGCGTACTCAAACAAGGAACTAAAGGCCCAGAAGTAGCTCAACTTCAGCAACAATTACAACAACTAGGCTATTTCAACGGACGCGCTACTGGTAACTTTGGGCCATTAACCAAAGCAGCGGTTGTTCGGTTTCAACAAGCTCGTGGACTAAAGGCAGATGGCGTCGCGGGACAAAACACTTTAGAAGCTTTGTACGATCGAAGTGCTACTGCTCCTGCCAGTGCTTCTAATTCTACTTCGGAACAAAAAGAAAGCTTTCCGGTCGTTAGCACTTCTCGGCGTCCCACTTTAAAAATAGGCGCTAGAGGTTCTGATGTGAGAACTCTACAGCAACTTTTAGCCAATGCGAATTTGTACAGCGGAAACATCAACGGCATTTTCGATCCGACAACTAATGCTGCCGTTAAAGAGTTTCAACGCTCTAGCGGATTAGTGGTAGATGGAGTGGTTGGAAAAAAAACCTGGAGTGCTTTAGCTGACGGGGATACCGTCACAACCCAGCAACCTTTTGATAACTCCCCGTTTACCAACGAACCGTTTGTTAATCAAACAGCCGAGAAAGCAAGCGCTAAACCCGTTCTGCGAGTAGGAGACAAAGGAAAAGATGTCACGGAACTACAGCAGAGTTTGAAAGAATTAGGCTACTTCAAAACTCGCGTCACTGGTGTATTTGGTTCGGTTACAAAGGCAGCGGTAATTCGCTTCCAGCAAGATAAAGGGTTGATGGCTAACGGTATTGTAGACAGTAGAACGCAAACGGCATTACAAAGCCCTAGCTCAAACTCTACTTTTAACGTGACGGAATTACAAAAGCGCTTGAAAGCACAAGGCTTTTATCAAGGTGCTGTAGATGGTAGATACAACGATCGAACCAAAGCCGCCGTCAAAGCAGCGCAGCAAGCTTATGGAATCAGTGAAGATGATATTCTGAGAGCAAATTTTTAG